The following proteins are encoded in a genomic region of Gimesia algae:
- a CDS encoding ABC transporter ATP-binding protein, with protein MNDAQQQLIVRDLTKEFSLAGESLPILNGVNLSLNRGGALAITGPSGSGKSTLLYIIGVLDQPTSGEIIQFGQNPFELKAKQQAEFRNQNIGFIFQDHHLMPQFSVLENVLIPTMVYQGTTSDAEERARHLLERVGLSDRLNHRPAQISGGERQRVAVCRALINNPRLLLADEPTGNLDRVNTESIGKLLLEINQEQNTILICVTHSRELAVLFPQHQRLRDGSLVTETA; from the coding sequence ATGAATGACGCGCAACAGCAACTGATTGTCCGCGACTTAACCAAAGAATTCTCGCTCGCGGGAGAATCACTGCCGATCCTCAATGGCGTGAACCTGAGCCTCAATCGCGGAGGAGCCCTGGCAATCACGGGGCCTTCGGGTTCGGGAAAAAGCACTCTGCTCTACATTATCGGCGTGCTCGATCAACCAACGTCAGGTGAAATCATTCAGTTCGGACAGAACCCGTTTGAACTGAAAGCCAAACAGCAGGCAGAGTTTCGCAATCAGAACATCGGTTTTATCTTTCAGGACCATCACCTGATGCCTCAGTTCTCGGTTCTGGAAAATGTTCTGATCCCGACCATGGTCTATCAGGGCACCACCAGCGATGCCGAAGAACGTGCCCGCCATCTGCTCGAACGCGTCGGGCTCTCGGATCGTCTCAATCACAGACCCGCCCAGATTTCCGGCGGGGAACGCCAGCGCGTAGCCGTTTGCCGCGCCTTGATTAATAACCCACGCCTGCTGCTGGCCGATGAACCCACGGGAAACCTCGACCGCGTCAATACAGAATCGATCGGCAAACTGCTGCTGGAAATCAATCAGGAACAGAACACGATCCTGATCTGTGTCACACACAGCCGCGAACTGGCCGTCCTGTTTCCGCAGCATCAGCGGTTGCGCGACGGATCGCTCGTGACAGAAACAGCCTGA
- a CDS encoding sodium:solute symporter family protein, protein MIQLVIIGIYLSLLLFLGVFSSRLFKGTSKDYMLASHSIGPFLLLMSIFGTTMTAFALVGSSGEAYKEGVGVYGMLASSSGIIHSLCFFLLGIKLWSWGYKYGYTTQIQFFRDRLESDRIGIILFPILVGLVIPYLLIGVMSSGVVISSITEGAFESSFAAYDYGVPPWLGSLVISLVVLIYVFFGGMRGTAWANTFQTIVFMVLGVVTFVVISNKLGGLDAASHAVLEKNPSKLMRAVDPADRERYAERYQTWTLIAKYNYARRILKTLKLSDEQTAEAYKEFKPRFPNWQTTAEAVYAAKNELYKLTNEQVNKALLTQDDRVMPDPFPEKWKQGLMAHHDLREYPRRDNAEDEKAQLIFAENIGHPEHDLDPNDPSKGKKWSIKKALGVYRASSWAPDAPHPMSKLVFFTYFFVPLSVGMFPHLFQHWLTARSAATFKLPVVAHPLFIMIVWVPCVLVGVWATSAMFNGAPLFPPHFPANAVLAAMVKKMTSPVLAGFLTAGILAAIMSSLDSQFLCIGTMFTEDIVVHYGGKDRFTDKQVVFMARMFIIVIVAITYGFSLLEPRRVFTLGVWCFSGFSSLFPIIFAAVYWKRLTKAGVYAGVIVAAGSWLYLFREAQFALNPDYTFLGMMPVATMVVASATAMTLVSLVTPPPSKETLVRFFPED, encoded by the coding sequence ATGATCCAGCTGGTAATTATCGGAATCTATTTATCGCTACTGTTGTTTCTGGGCGTCTTCTCCAGTCGGCTGTTTAAAGGAACCAGTAAAGATTACATGCTGGCCAGCCACTCGATCGGCCCCTTTCTGCTGTTGATGTCTATTTTCGGAACCACGATGACCGCCTTCGCGCTCGTCGGCTCCAGTGGAGAAGCCTATAAAGAAGGCGTCGGCGTCTACGGGATGCTGGCCTCTTCCAGTGGTATCATTCACTCACTCTGTTTCTTCCTGCTGGGAATCAAACTCTGGTCCTGGGGTTATAAATACGGTTACACCACCCAGATCCAGTTTTTCCGGGACCGCCTGGAAAGTGACCGGATTGGAATCATTCTGTTCCCCATCCTGGTCGGACTGGTTATTCCCTACCTGCTGATCGGCGTGATGTCATCTGGTGTGGTCATCAGCAGTATCACAGAAGGTGCATTTGAAAGTTCCTTCGCTGCCTACGACTACGGCGTGCCTCCCTGGCTCGGTTCTCTGGTCATCAGCCTGGTGGTGTTGATCTACGTCTTCTTTGGAGGGATGCGGGGCACTGCCTGGGCGAATACCTTCCAGACAATCGTGTTTATGGTGCTGGGCGTCGTTACGTTCGTAGTGATTTCAAACAAGCTGGGTGGGCTCGATGCTGCCAGCCATGCCGTACTGGAAAAGAATCCGTCCAAGTTAATGCGTGCCGTCGATCCAGCGGACCGGGAGCGTTATGCTGAGCGTTATCAGACCTGGACTTTGATCGCCAAATACAACTATGCCCGTCGGATACTCAAGACTTTGAAACTAAGCGACGAGCAGACTGCGGAAGCTTACAAAGAATTCAAACCACGGTTTCCCAACTGGCAAACCACCGCGGAAGCCGTCTACGCCGCTAAAAACGAGCTCTATAAACTCACCAACGAACAGGTGAATAAAGCCCTGCTGACACAGGACGACCGCGTCATGCCTGATCCCTTTCCTGAAAAATGGAAACAGGGTTTGATGGCGCATCATGATCTTCGCGAATACCCGCGTAGAGACAACGCCGAAGATGAAAAGGCGCAGCTGATCTTTGCAGAGAACATTGGTCACCCCGAGCATGACCTCGATCCCAATGATCCTTCCAAAGGGAAAAAATGGAGTATCAAAAAAGCACTCGGCGTTTACCGCGCCAGCAGCTGGGCACCGGATGCACCACACCCGATGAGCAAGCTGGTCTTCTTCACTTACTTCTTCGTGCCTCTCTCGGTCGGCATGTTCCCGCATCTGTTTCAGCACTGGCTCACAGCACGCAGCGCGGCGACATTCAAACTGCCCGTCGTCGCACACCCGCTCTTCATTATGATTGTCTGGGTTCCCTGTGTGCTGGTCGGCGTCTGGGCGACGTCTGCCATGTTCAATGGTGCCCCACTCTTCCCGCCACACTTCCCGGCGAATGCGGTGCTGGCAGCAATGGTGAAAAAGATGACCTCACCTGTCCTGGCCGGCTTCCTGACAGCGGGAATTCTGGCGGCCATCATGTCGTCACTCGACAGTCAGTTCCTCTGTATCGGCACCATGTTTACCGAAGACATTGTCGTGCATTACGGCGGAAAAGATCGATTTACCGATAAGCAGGTTGTCTTCATGGCCCGCATGTTTATTATTGTGATTGTGGCAATCACCTACGGCTTCAGTCTGCTGGAACCGAGGCGGGTCTTCACGCTGGGGGTCTGGTGTTTCAGTGGATTCTCCAGTCTGTTTCCGATTATCTTTGCCGCCGTCTACTGGAAACGGCTCACAAAAGCAGGCGTTTACGCGGGTGTGATCGTGGCCGCCGGATCATGGCTGTATCTGTTTAGAGAAGCTCAATTCGCTTTAAATCCTGATTACACTTTTCTGGGTATGATGCCTGTAGCAACGATGGTCGTTGCGTCGGCAACGGCGATGACCCTGGTTTCCCTGGTCACACCACCACCCAGTAAAGAAACTCTGGTTCGCTTCTTTCCAGAAGACTAA
- a CDS encoding acyl-CoA thioesterase, which translates to MSCTFKTTRRVEFHETDMAGIVHFANFYKYMEQAEHEYFRSLGLTIVDKQADGSIIGWPRVSAQCSFESPAYYGDLLEIRLNIERIGVKSLTMEYDLWRGKTKIARGRMKTVCCQFTHGSPMQSIAIPEWMLLKFEASMDQAE; encoded by the coding sequence ATGTCCTGTACTTTTAAAACAACCCGCCGTGTCGAATTCCATGAGACAGATATGGCTGGCATCGTCCACTTTGCCAACTTTTACAAGTACATGGAACAGGCCGAACACGAATACTTCCGTTCGCTGGGTCTGACGATTGTGGATAAACAGGCGGACGGCTCCATCATCGGCTGGCCGCGGGTTTCCGCCCAATGCTCGTTTGAATCACCCGCCTATTACGGTGACCTGCTCGAGATCCGTTTAAACATAGAGCGGATCGGCGTGAAATCACTGACAATGGAATATGATCTCTGGCGTGGTAAAACGAAAATCGCCAGAGGACGTATGAAAACGGTCTGCTGTCAGTTCACACACGGCAGTCCCATGCAATCCATCGCAATCCCCGAGTGGATGCTGCTGAAATTTGAAGCATCGATGGATCAGGCTGAATAA